One window from the genome of Thalassospira xiamenensis M-5 = DSM 17429 encodes:
- the miaB gene encoding tRNA (N6-isopentenyl adenosine(37)-C2)-methylthiotransferase MiaB — protein sequence MTKKLFVKTYGCQMNVYDSQRMQDVLAPLGYQPVDDAAGADMVILNTCHIREKAAEKVFSDLGRIRKHKKAKEANGTDKMIVAVAGCVAQAEGAELMRREPMVDMVFGPQTYHRLPEMVARANRAVGRDRIIDTDFPAEEKFDHLPQQVSRQGYSAFLAIQEGCDKFCTFCVVPYTRGAEYSRPGMDIINEARQLVEKGTREITLLGQNVNAYHGDGPNGGEWTLGRLLRELSEIDGLDRIRYTTSHPRDVDDDLIAAHRDLPKLMPFLHLPIQAGSDRVLQAMNRKHDGASYREIVTKLKDACPDLALSSDFIVGFPGESDKDFEDTMQMVRDITFIQAFSFKYSPRPGTPASAMELQVPEPVKTERIMRIQALLAEQQLEFNRNCLGREMDVLLERHGKLEGQLVGKSPYMQPVHVSGLPESALGQIVRLKITEALPNSLGGELVDAPVQNRDSERKIA from the coding sequence GTGACGAAAAAGCTTTTTGTAAAAACCTATGGCTGTCAGATGAATGTTTATGACAGCCAGCGCATGCAGGACGTATTGGCGCCGCTGGGTTACCAGCCGGTCGACGATGCCGCAGGTGCCGATATGGTTATCCTCAATACTTGCCACATCCGCGAAAAAGCTGCTGAGAAGGTCTTTTCCGATCTTGGCCGTATTCGTAAACACAAAAAAGCCAAGGAAGCCAATGGCACGGACAAGATGATTGTCGCTGTTGCCGGTTGTGTTGCGCAGGCCGAAGGTGCGGAATTGATGCGTCGCGAACCGATGGTCGATATGGTGTTCGGGCCGCAGACCTATCATCGTTTGCCGGAAATGGTAGCGCGCGCCAATCGCGCAGTCGGGCGTGATCGCATCATTGATACCGATTTCCCGGCCGAGGAAAAGTTTGACCACCTGCCACAACAGGTTTCAAGACAGGGTTATTCGGCCTTTCTGGCGATTCAGGAAGGTTGCGATAAATTCTGTACCTTCTGTGTTGTGCCTTATACCCGTGGTGCCGAATATTCCCGACCGGGCATGGATATCATCAATGAAGCCCGCCAGCTCGTTGAAAAGGGCACCCGTGAAATCACTTTGTTGGGTCAGAACGTCAATGCGTATCACGGCGACGGCCCAAATGGCGGCGAATGGACGCTTGGTCGTCTGTTACGCGAATTGTCCGAGATTGATGGACTTGATCGCATTCGTTACACAACCTCGCACCCGCGCGATGTTGATGATGACCTGATTGCAGCCCATCGTGACCTTCCCAAACTGATGCCGTTTTTGCATCTTCCCATTCAGGCAGGATCGGATCGTGTGTTGCAGGCGATGAACCGCAAGCATGATGGCGCATCTTATCGCGAAATCGTTACAAAACTCAAAGATGCCTGCCCTGATCTTGCGCTGTCGTCTGATTTTATCGTGGGTTTTCCCGGCGAATCCGACAAGGATTTCGAAGACACGATGCAAATGGTGCGCGATATCACCTTCATTCAGGCTTTCAGCTTTAAATACAGCCCGCGCCCCGGCACTCCGGCATCGGCCATGGAACTGCAGGTTCCCGAGCCGGTAAAGACCGAACGGATCATGCGTATTCAGGCGCTTCTCGCCGAGCAGCAGCTTGAATTCAACCGAAACTGTCTTGGTCGGGAAATGGATGTCCTGCTGGAACGCCACGGCAAACTTGAAGGACAACTTGTCGGAAAAAGCCCTTATATGCAGCCGGTTCATGTCAGCGGTTTGCCAGAATCCGCATTGGGACAGATCGTAAGGTTGAAAATCACCGAAGCACTGCCTAATTCCCTTGGCGGTGAACTGGTCGATGCCCCGGTTCAAAACCGGGATTCTGAAAGGAAAATTGCGTGA
- a CDS encoding lysophospholipid acyltransferase family protein, with protein MNCYACAAIRLLAYALLTLILIPVQVMAIAFRLRLADDLPRFYHALCLKILHIELRVSGVELMDGPGIIVANHASYLDIPVLGALVRGSFIAKTEVASWPIFGTLAKLQRSTFVERRPVRAREQNDQISRRLADGHKLILFPEGTSNDGNRVLPFKSTLFGVAERTLPDGSQVKVQPVSIAATRLDGAPIGRDLRAFYSWYGDMDLAPHLWQFLALGKVTVELVVHPPVTLADAGSRKELSRMCETAVARGHHAALTGMHQGVPVPLIDNGRTGDLIGFSPLAIVSEDFRLFGPDRQFGS; from the coding sequence GTGAACTGTTATGCGTGTGCAGCCATCCGGCTGTTGGCCTATGCCCTGCTGACTTTGATCCTGATCCCGGTTCAGGTGATGGCAATTGCATTTCGACTGCGATTGGCCGATGATCTGCCGCGGTTTTATCATGCGCTTTGCCTGAAAATCCTTCATATCGAGCTTCGCGTTTCCGGGGTAGAGTTGATGGATGGGCCGGGTATTATTGTGGCCAACCACGCATCCTATCTCGATATTCCGGTGCTGGGGGCCTTGGTTCGCGGCAGTTTCATTGCCAAGACCGAGGTCGCCAGCTGGCCGATCTTCGGAACGCTTGCCAAGTTGCAGCGATCCACCTTTGTCGAACGTCGCCCAGTCCGCGCTCGCGAGCAGAATGATCAGATTTCCCGGCGTCTTGCTGATGGGCACAAACTGATCCTGTTCCCGGAAGGCACCAGCAACGACGGCAACCGTGTGCTGCCGTTCAAGTCGACTTTGTTCGGTGTTGCCGAACGCACCCTGCCCGATGGATCGCAGGTAAAAGTCCAGCCGGTTTCGATTGCGGCTACCCGTCTTGATGGAGCACCGATCGGACGCGATCTGAGAGCTTTCTATTCCTGGTATGGCGATATGGACTTGGCGCCGCATTTGTGGCAGTTTCTGGCTCTTGGCAAAGTAACGGTTGAGCTGGTTGTTCACCCGCCTGTGACCTTGGCCGATGCCGGGTCGCGCAAGGAACTTTCCCGGATGTGTGAAACAGCTGTTGCGCGTGGACATCATGCAGCACTGACCGGCATGCATCAGGGGGTTCCGGTTCCGCTGATTGATAATGGACGTACCGGTGACCTGATTGGCTTTTCGCCGCTGGCCATTGTTTCCGAAGATTTTCGTCTGTTCGGACCGGATCGTCAGTTCGGCTCCTGA
- a CDS encoding PhoH family protein, protein MTATSAKAKNTAKAKSSTKDTDQIEFADNALAQLLYGPQAENLTRLSEGTGVQVSSRGSVVTLAGQGPKVAQAKKVLGQLYARLRDKEIDHVDVETVDGAIRLSEPDEADPWTGQTKDMFGGSRLTIQTKKRRISPRSKRQKDYVEAMLDHELVFGIGPAGTGKTYLAVAMAVQSLIQGQVDRIVLSRPAVEAGERLGFLPGDLKDKVDPYLRPLYDALHDTLPGDVVIKRMESGEIEVAPLAFMRGRTLAHAFVILDEAQNTTAMQMKMFLTRLGEGSRMVVTGDLTQVDLPDGTKSGLRDALETIADVKGVATIKFDQRDVVRHALVTKIVQAYDAADALRDRLKKGYRGIKDEGQGDDSTA, encoded by the coding sequence GTGACTGCCACTTCAGCCAAGGCAAAAAACACGGCAAAAGCCAAGTCTTCGACCAAAGACACCGACCAGATCGAATTTGCAGATAATGCACTTGCCCAGCTTTTATATGGGCCGCAGGCCGAAAACCTGACCCGCCTTTCCGAAGGTACCGGGGTTCAGGTTTCCAGTCGTGGATCGGTTGTGACCCTTGCCGGGCAAGGTCCCAAAGTAGCCCAGGCCAAAAAGGTTCTTGGTCAGCTTTATGCGCGCTTGCGCGACAAGGAAATAGATCATGTCGATGTCGAAACGGTTGATGGTGCCATCCGTTTGTCCGAACCCGACGAAGCTGACCCCTGGACCGGGCAGACCAAAGATATGTTTGGCGGGTCGCGTCTGACCATCCAGACCAAAAAACGCCGGATTTCGCCGAGATCCAAACGCCAGAAGGATTATGTCGAGGCCATGCTTGATCACGAGCTGGTCTTTGGCATTGGTCCGGCCGGAACCGGCAAGACCTATCTGGCGGTCGCCATGGCGGTCCAATCGCTTATTCAGGGTCAGGTTGATCGTATAGTCTTGTCACGTCCTGCGGTCGAGGCCGGCGAACGGCTTGGTTTCCTGCCGGGTGATCTGAAGGACAAGGTCGATCCGTATCTGCGTCCGCTTTATGATGCGCTGCATGACACCTTGCCTGGCGACGTCGTGATCAAGCGAATGGAAAGTGGCGAGATCGAAGTTGCCCCGCTTGCTTTTATGCGTGGCCGTACTTTGGCCCATGCCTTTGTCATTCTGGACGAAGCACAGAATACGACAGCCATGCAGATGAAAATGTTCCTGACCCGTCTCGGCGAAGGATCGCGGATGGTGGTGACGGGTGACCTGACTCAGGTCGATTTGCCCGATGGCACCAAATCGGGTCTGCGGGATGCGCTTGAAACCATCGCGGATGTCAAAGGTGTCGCGACGATCAAGTTTGATCAGCGCGACGTTGTTCGCCATGCGCTTGTCACCAAGATTGTTCAGGCTTATGACGCGGCAGATGCATTGCGGGACAGACTGAAAAAAGGCTATCGCGGAATCAAGGACGAGGGTCAGGGCGATGACAGCACCGCTTGA